One Poecilia reticulata strain Guanapo linkage group LG4, Guppy_female_1.0+MT, whole genome shotgun sequence genomic window carries:
- the LOC108166246 gene encoding sec1 family domain-containing protein 2-like, whose translation MSTAEDFTQLPLLMWEKVFAKVKKAVVFMDDRCAEALHWSGGAAALLQAGARNVKQFSSFEACGENEPKAVFVVSTLLKGRTVDIIKDIISLSHFQYCVVFTAVPHSVHLFANNVSTEMEGFPVFEQFEEKLCEWMGNMNYTAEVMHSPVVFAHVSQQLIVASPFAHLFPLLPADLESINAKRPEKKRFGTLNDLDGHSLPVELQVEIKSLVSALNSMFEAAGMREESFAVGPMSRIIAGELANHNQAKNRRKTAANKASIIFIDRTMDLTGAVGHHGDNLAEKILTVLDPLPGHVTDVQVDMLELTSVQRTPHSQNTVAPGCLAQNQ comes from the exons atgtcaaccGCAGAGGATTTCACACAGCTGCCGCTCCTAATGTGGGAGAAGGTGTTCGCGAAAGTGAAGAAAGCCGTGGTTTTTATGGACGACAGGTGTGCAGAGGCTCTCCACTGGAGCGGAGGGGCTGCAGCCTTGCTGCAAGCGGGAGCCAGGAACGTGAAGCAGTTTTCGAGCTTCGAAGCGTGCGGTGAGAACGAGCCCAAAGCCGTGTTCGTGGTGAGCACTTTGTTAAAGGGGAGGACGGTGGACATCATAAAAGACATCATATCCCTCAGTCACTTTCAGTACTGCGTCGTCTTCACCGCTGTCCCCCACTCCGTCCACCTGTTCGCCAACAACGTGTCCACGGAAATGGAGGGCTTCCCCGTGTTTGAGCAGTTCGAGGAGAAGCTCTGCGAGTGGATGGGGAACATGAACTACACGGCAGAGGTCATGCACTCTCCTGTGGTCTTCGCCCACGTGTCGCAGCAGCTGATCGTAGCGTCGCCGTTTGCTCACCTGTTTCCCCTGCTCCCAGCAGACCTGGAGAGCATCAATGCAAAGCGACCGGAAAAAAAGAGGTTTGGCACTTTAAATGACCTGGATGGGCATTCGCTTCCGGTGGAGCTGCAGGTTGAAATTAAAAGCTTGGTTTCGGCGTTAAACTCGATGTTTGAGGCCGCAGGGATGAGGGAAGAGAGTTTTGCTGTGGGGCCAATGAGCCGCATCATCGCAGGGGAACTGGCCAATCACAATCAGGCGAAAAACCGAAGAAAGACTGCTGCTAATAAAGCATCGATCATCTTTATAGACCGAACAATGGATCTTACAG GGGCTGTCGGCCATCACGGTGACAACTTGGCTGAAAAGATTCTTACCGTGCTTGACCCTTTGCCTGGTCACGTGACGGATGTGCAAGTGGACATGTTGGAACTCACAAGTGTACAGAGAACTCCTCACTCCCAGAACACCGTGGCCCCTGGCTGTCTTGCTCAAAACCAGTAA